In Chaetodon trifascialis isolate fChaTrf1 chromosome 4, fChaTrf1.hap1, whole genome shotgun sequence, one DNA window encodes the following:
- the ncl gene encoding nucleolin isoform X3, whose protein sequence is MVKLAKAANKQTVQKKKAPPPPKEVEEESSEEDSSDEEEETPPPKVVKKGTPAKAAPAVKNGAAAKKAESEDDDDDDSEESEEEAPPPKKTPVKATPAKAKAAPAKAEESDDDDDDDDDDDEEMDTTPAPAAAKAKKAGMVKAKEESEEEDDDDDDEDDDEDDDDDDEEEAPVTATKRKAESKKETPPTKKAKVDGEGFCLFVGNLNSTKDFEEIKSSLRKFFTKNSLEVADVRLGGSKKFGYVDFASEEDMQKALELNGKKVMGQELKLDKARSKDSSQEGKKERDARTLFVKNLPFSATADDLKELFEDAVDVRLPQGQNGSNRGIAYIEFKTEAEAEKMLEEAQGADVQGRSILVDYVGEKSQKGAKVAASGPASKTLVVNNLAFSATEEVLQSTFEKAVSIRIPQRDGRPKGFAFVEFESTEDAKDALDNLNNTDIEGRSIRLEYSQSSGRGDGGRGNSGPTKTLFVKGLSEDTTDQTLKDAFEGAAAARIVTDRDTGSSKGFGFVDFDNEEDCKAAKEAMDDGEIDGYKVTLDYAKPKGEGGFRGGRGGGGFGGFGGRGGGRGGRGGFGGFGGRGGGGRGGGRGGPRGGGRGRGGFGGGRGGGGFGVKPQGKKIKFDD, encoded by the exons ATGGTTAAATTAGCAAAG GcagcaaacaagcaaacagttcagaagaaaaaagcccctccacccccaaaagaagtggaggaggaatCCAGTGAagaggacagcagtgatgaggaagaagag ACTCCTCCACCAAAGGTAGTGAAGAAAGGCACACCAGCCAAAGCTGCCCCGGCTGTTAAAAATGGTGCTGCTGCcaaaaaagcagaaagtgaggatgatgacgatgatgattcAG AGGAGTCTGAAGAGGAGGCACCCCCACCAAAAAAGACCCCTGTAAAAGCAACACCGGCTAAAGCCAAGGCAGCCCCTGCAAAAGCCGAGgagtcagatgatgatgatgacgacgatgatgatgatgatg AGGAGATGGACACCACtcctgctccagcagctgccAAAGCGAAGAAGGCAGGCATGGTGAAGGCCAAGGAagagtctgaggaggaggatgacgatgatgatgatgaagatgatgacgaagatgatgacgatgatgatgaagagg AAGCCCCAGTGACTGCTAcgaagaggaaggcagagagcaAGAAGGAGACACCTCCCACCAAGAAGGCAAAGGTCGATGGCGAAG ggTTCTGTTTATTCGTTGGTAACTTGAACTCCACTAAAGACTTTGAAGAAATCAAATCGTCCCTGAGGAAATTCTTCACCAAGAACAGCCTTGAAGTTGCTGATGTCCGGTTAGGTGGATCCAA GAAATTTGGCTATGTTGACTTTGCATCTGAGGAGGACATGCAGAAGGCACTGGAGCTCAACGGCAAGAAGGTCATGGGTCAGGAGCTGAAGTTGGACAAGGCCCGAAGCAAAGACAGCTCACAGGAGGGCAAGAAAG AGAGGGATGCACGGACACTGTTTGTGAAAAACCTTCCCTTCTCTGCAACGGCTGATGACCTGAAGGAACTCTTTGAAGATGCAGTTGATGTCAGGTTACCTCAAGGCCAGAATGGTTCAAACAGAGG CATCGCCTACATAGAGTTCAAAACTGAGGCTGAAGCAGAGAAGATGCTGGAGGAGGCGCAGGGTGCTGACGTACAGGGCAGGTCCATCTTGGTCGACTATGTTGGAGAAAAGAGCCAGAAGGGGGCCAAGGTGGCAG CATCAGGACCAGCCAGCAAAACACTTGTTGTGAATAATCTGGCCTTCAGTGCCACAGAGGAAGTCCTACAATCCACATTTGAGAAGGCTGTCTCTATCAGGATTCCACAGAGAGATGGCAGACCTAAAGG TTTTGCTTTTGTAGAGTTTGAGAGCACAGAGGATGCAAAGGATGCCTTGGACAACCTCAACAACACAGACATTGAAGGCCGGTCAATCCGACTGGAGTACAGCCAGAGCAGCGGCAGGGGAGACGGGGGCAGAGGAAACTCAG gtccaACAAAAACCCTCTTCGTCAAGGGTCTCTCTGAGGACACGACAGATCAGACCCTTAAGGATGCGTTTGAGGGCGCCGCAGCAGCTAGGATagtcacagacagagacacgggGTCATCAAAAGG CTTTGGCTTTGTTGACTTCGACAATGAGGAAGACTGCAAGGCAGCCAAGGAGGCCATGGATGACGGCGAGATCGATGGCTACAAGGTGACCCTGGACTACGCCAAGCCCAAGGGTGAAGGCGGCTTCCGTGGAGGTCGTGGCGGTGGTGGATTCGGAGGCTTTGGTGGTCGCGGCGGCGGCAGAGGAGGTCGTGGTGGTTTCGGAGGCTTCGGCGGTCGCGGCGGTggcggcagaggaggaggaaggggaggccCTCGCGGAGGTGGACGAGGTCGTGGTGGCTTTGGAG GTGGAAGAGGTGGTGGTGGATTTGGAGTCAAACCCCAGGGGAAGAAAATCAAGTTTGATGACTAA
- the ncl gene encoding nucleolin isoform X4 — MVKLAKAANKQTVQKKKAPPPPKEVEEESSEEDSSDEEEETPPPKVVKKGTPAKAAPAVKNGAAAKKAESEDDDDDDDDDDEEMDTTPAPAAAKAKKAGMVKAKEESEEEDDDDDDEDDDEDDDDDDEEEAPVTATKRKAESKKETPPTKKAKVDGEGFCLFVGNLNSTKDFEEIKSSLRKFFTKNSLEVADVRLGGSKKFGYVDFASEEDMQKALELNGKKVMGQELKLDKARSKDSSQEGKKERDARTLFVKNLPFSATADDLKELFEDAVDVRLPQGQNGSNRGIAYIEFKTEAEAEKMLEEAQGADVQGRSILVDYVGEKSQKGAKVAASGPASKTLVVNNLAFSATEEVLQSTFEKAVSIRIPQRDGRPKGFAFVEFESTEDAKDALDNLNNTDIEGRSIRLEYSQSSGRGDGGRGNSGPTKTLFVKGLSEDTTDQTLKDAFEGAAAARIVTDRDTGSSKGFGFVDFDNEEDCKAAKEAMDDGEIDGYKVTLDYAKPKGEGGFRGGRGGGGFGGFGGRGGGRGGRGGFGGFGGRGGGGRGGGRGGPRGGGRGRGGFGGGRGGGGFGVKPQGKKIKFDD; from the exons ATGGTTAAATTAGCAAAG GcagcaaacaagcaaacagttcagaagaaaaaagcccctccacccccaaaagaagtggaggaggaatCCAGTGAagaggacagcagtgatgaggaagaagag ACTCCTCCACCAAAGGTAGTGAAGAAAGGCACACCAGCCAAAGCTGCCCCGGCTGTTAAAAATGGTGCTGCTGCcaaaaaagcagaaagtgaggatgatga tgacgacgatgatgatgatgatg AGGAGATGGACACCACtcctgctccagcagctgccAAAGCGAAGAAGGCAGGCATGGTGAAGGCCAAGGAagagtctgaggaggaggatgacgatgatgatgatgaagatgatgacgaagatgatgacgatgatgatgaagagg AAGCCCCAGTGACTGCTAcgaagaggaaggcagagagcaAGAAGGAGACACCTCCCACCAAGAAGGCAAAGGTCGATGGCGAAG ggTTCTGTTTATTCGTTGGTAACTTGAACTCCACTAAAGACTTTGAAGAAATCAAATCGTCCCTGAGGAAATTCTTCACCAAGAACAGCCTTGAAGTTGCTGATGTCCGGTTAGGTGGATCCAA GAAATTTGGCTATGTTGACTTTGCATCTGAGGAGGACATGCAGAAGGCACTGGAGCTCAACGGCAAGAAGGTCATGGGTCAGGAGCTGAAGTTGGACAAGGCCCGAAGCAAAGACAGCTCACAGGAGGGCAAGAAAG AGAGGGATGCACGGACACTGTTTGTGAAAAACCTTCCCTTCTCTGCAACGGCTGATGACCTGAAGGAACTCTTTGAAGATGCAGTTGATGTCAGGTTACCTCAAGGCCAGAATGGTTCAAACAGAGG CATCGCCTACATAGAGTTCAAAACTGAGGCTGAAGCAGAGAAGATGCTGGAGGAGGCGCAGGGTGCTGACGTACAGGGCAGGTCCATCTTGGTCGACTATGTTGGAGAAAAGAGCCAGAAGGGGGCCAAGGTGGCAG CATCAGGACCAGCCAGCAAAACACTTGTTGTGAATAATCTGGCCTTCAGTGCCACAGAGGAAGTCCTACAATCCACATTTGAGAAGGCTGTCTCTATCAGGATTCCACAGAGAGATGGCAGACCTAAAGG TTTTGCTTTTGTAGAGTTTGAGAGCACAGAGGATGCAAAGGATGCCTTGGACAACCTCAACAACACAGACATTGAAGGCCGGTCAATCCGACTGGAGTACAGCCAGAGCAGCGGCAGGGGAGACGGGGGCAGAGGAAACTCAG gtccaACAAAAACCCTCTTCGTCAAGGGTCTCTCTGAGGACACGACAGATCAGACCCTTAAGGATGCGTTTGAGGGCGCCGCAGCAGCTAGGATagtcacagacagagacacgggGTCATCAAAAGG CTTTGGCTTTGTTGACTTCGACAATGAGGAAGACTGCAAGGCAGCCAAGGAGGCCATGGATGACGGCGAGATCGATGGCTACAAGGTGACCCTGGACTACGCCAAGCCCAAGGGTGAAGGCGGCTTCCGTGGAGGTCGTGGCGGTGGTGGATTCGGAGGCTTTGGTGGTCGCGGCGGCGGCAGAGGAGGTCGTGGTGGTTTCGGAGGCTTCGGCGGTCGCGGCGGTggcggcagaggaggaggaaggggaggccCTCGCGGAGGTGGACGAGGTCGTGGTGGCTTTGGAG GTGGAAGAGGTGGTGGTGGATTTGGAGTCAAACCCCAGGGGAAGAAAATCAAGTTTGATGACTAA
- the ncl gene encoding nucleolin isoform X1: MVKLAKAANKQTVQKKKAPPPPKEVEEESSEEDSSDEEEETPPPKVVKKGTPAKAAPAVKNGAAAKKAESEDDDDDDSEESEEEAPPPKKTPVKATPAKAKAAPAKAEESDDDDDDDDDDDDESEEEAPPPKKAAKAAAKPAAKPAVKAQAAKESSDDDEESEEEAPPPKKATPAKQAVKAKAAKDESDDDDDDDDEEDDSEEEMDTTPAPAAAKAKKAGMVKAKEESEEEDDDDDDEDDDEDDDDDDEEEAPVTATKRKAESKKETPPTKKAKVDGEGFCLFVGNLNSTKDFEEIKSSLRKFFTKNSLEVADVRLGGSKKFGYVDFASEEDMQKALELNGKKVMGQELKLDKARSKDSSQEGKKERDARTLFVKNLPFSATADDLKELFEDAVDVRLPQGQNGSNRGIAYIEFKTEAEAEKMLEEAQGADVQGRSILVDYVGEKSQKGAKVAASGPASKTLVVNNLAFSATEEVLQSTFEKAVSIRIPQRDGRPKGFAFVEFESTEDAKDALDNLNNTDIEGRSIRLEYSQSSGRGDGGRGNSGPTKTLFVKGLSEDTTDQTLKDAFEGAAAARIVTDRDTGSSKGFGFVDFDNEEDCKAAKEAMDDGEIDGYKVTLDYAKPKGEGGFRGGRGGGGFGGFGGRGGGRGGRGGFGGFGGRGGGGRGGGRGGPRGGGRGRGGFGGGRGGGGFGVKPQGKKIKFDD, from the exons ATGGTTAAATTAGCAAAG GcagcaaacaagcaaacagttcagaagaaaaaagcccctccacccccaaaagaagtggaggaggaatCCAGTGAagaggacagcagtgatgaggaagaagag ACTCCTCCACCAAAGGTAGTGAAGAAAGGCACACCAGCCAAAGCTGCCCCGGCTGTTAAAAATGGTGCTGCTGCcaaaaaagcagaaagtgaggatgatgacgatgatgattcAG AGGAGTCTGAAGAGGAGGCACCCCCACCAAAAAAGACCCCTGTAAAAGCAACACCGGCTAAAGCCAAGGCAGCCCCTGCAAAAGCCGAGgagtcagatgatgatgatgacgacgatgatgatgatgatg ATGAATCTGAAGAAGAGGCTCCACCACCCAAGAAAGCTGCCAAGGCCGCTGCTAAACCAGCTGCCAAGCCTGCAGTGAAAGCTCAAGCTGCAAAGGAGTCCTCTGATGACGATGAGGAATCAGAAGAAGAGGCCCCGCCTCCAAAGAAGGCCACTCCAGCTAAACAAGCTGTGAAAGCCAAGGCTGCCAAAGACGAGTctgacgacgatgatgatgatgacgatgaagaaGATG ACTCTGAAGAGGAGATGGACACCACtcctgctccagcagctgccAAAGCGAAGAAGGCAGGCATGGTGAAGGCCAAGGAagagtctgaggaggaggatgacgatgatgatgatgaagatgatgacgaagatgatgacgatgatgatgaagagg AAGCCCCAGTGACTGCTAcgaagaggaaggcagagagcaAGAAGGAGACACCTCCCACCAAGAAGGCAAAGGTCGATGGCGAAG ggTTCTGTTTATTCGTTGGTAACTTGAACTCCACTAAAGACTTTGAAGAAATCAAATCGTCCCTGAGGAAATTCTTCACCAAGAACAGCCTTGAAGTTGCTGATGTCCGGTTAGGTGGATCCAA GAAATTTGGCTATGTTGACTTTGCATCTGAGGAGGACATGCAGAAGGCACTGGAGCTCAACGGCAAGAAGGTCATGGGTCAGGAGCTGAAGTTGGACAAGGCCCGAAGCAAAGACAGCTCACAGGAGGGCAAGAAAG AGAGGGATGCACGGACACTGTTTGTGAAAAACCTTCCCTTCTCTGCAACGGCTGATGACCTGAAGGAACTCTTTGAAGATGCAGTTGATGTCAGGTTACCTCAAGGCCAGAATGGTTCAAACAGAGG CATCGCCTACATAGAGTTCAAAACTGAGGCTGAAGCAGAGAAGATGCTGGAGGAGGCGCAGGGTGCTGACGTACAGGGCAGGTCCATCTTGGTCGACTATGTTGGAGAAAAGAGCCAGAAGGGGGCCAAGGTGGCAG CATCAGGACCAGCCAGCAAAACACTTGTTGTGAATAATCTGGCCTTCAGTGCCACAGAGGAAGTCCTACAATCCACATTTGAGAAGGCTGTCTCTATCAGGATTCCACAGAGAGATGGCAGACCTAAAGG TTTTGCTTTTGTAGAGTTTGAGAGCACAGAGGATGCAAAGGATGCCTTGGACAACCTCAACAACACAGACATTGAAGGCCGGTCAATCCGACTGGAGTACAGCCAGAGCAGCGGCAGGGGAGACGGGGGCAGAGGAAACTCAG gtccaACAAAAACCCTCTTCGTCAAGGGTCTCTCTGAGGACACGACAGATCAGACCCTTAAGGATGCGTTTGAGGGCGCCGCAGCAGCTAGGATagtcacagacagagacacgggGTCATCAAAAGG CTTTGGCTTTGTTGACTTCGACAATGAGGAAGACTGCAAGGCAGCCAAGGAGGCCATGGATGACGGCGAGATCGATGGCTACAAGGTGACCCTGGACTACGCCAAGCCCAAGGGTGAAGGCGGCTTCCGTGGAGGTCGTGGCGGTGGTGGATTCGGAGGCTTTGGTGGTCGCGGCGGCGGCAGAGGAGGTCGTGGTGGTTTCGGAGGCTTCGGCGGTCGCGGCGGTggcggcagaggaggaggaaggggaggccCTCGCGGAGGTGGACGAGGTCGTGGTGGCTTTGGAG GTGGAAGAGGTGGTGGTGGATTTGGAGTCAAACCCCAGGGGAAGAAAATCAAGTTTGATGACTAA
- the b3gnt7 gene encoding UDP-GlcNAc:betaGal beta-1,3-N-acetylglucosaminyltransferase 7 produces MNNRDRWRVYKRVSVMFFLAVVTLTVVQRGSNNMAAPFELERQARMDASEGVEDGAPLGEKIDSYLGLKHFWKIAKHKQVPKSLATSQESKITEDSRTWDITSSNCTANLNLSSQDWFVGLEPTFQQFLHYRHCRWFPMILNHPEKCRGDIHLLMIIKSVATQHDRREVIRKTWGKEQVVDGKRIKTLFLLGQPPNEAERVNHQKLVEYENHIYGDILQWDFLDSFFNLTLKETHFLKWFHTYCPNVQYIFKGDDDVFVSVQNIFEFLESSKQATDLFVGDVIFKAKPIRKKENKYYIPQTLYNKTYYPPYAGGGGFLMDGKLAKKLHVVADTLELYPIDDVFLGMCLEVLQITPIKHNAFKTFGLVKNKKSKLNREPCFFKSMIVVHKLLPADLMHMWNLVNSNLVCSQKVEIL; encoded by the coding sequence ATGAACAACAGAGATCGCTGGCGGGTGTACAAGAGGGTGAGTGTCATGTTTTTCCTGGCTGTGGTGACGCTGACTGTTGTCCAGAGAGGGAGCAACAACATGGCGGCTCCCTTTGAACTTGAGAGGCAGGCTCGCATGGATGCCTCTGAGGGTGTGGAGGATGGAGCTCCTCTGGGAGAGAAGATTGACTCGTACCTGGGGTTGAAGCACTTCTGGAAGATTGCCAAGCACAAGCAGGTGCCTAAATCTCTGGCCACCTCACAGGAGTCCAAAATCACTGAGGACAGCAGAACCTGGGATATAACAAGCTCCAACTGTACCGCCAACCTCAACCTCTCAAGTCAGGACTGGTTTGTGGGCCTGGAGCCGACTTTCCAGCAGTTCTTGCATTATCGGCACTGCCGATGGTTTCCCATGATCCTCAACCACCCGGAGAAGTGCAGAGGGGACATACATTTGCTCATGATAATAAAGTCTGTGGCCACCCAGCATGACCGCAGGGAGGTCATCCGAAAAACCTGGGGCAAAGAGCAGGTGGTTGACGGCAAGAGGATTAAAACCCTTTTCCTTCTTGGTCAACCCCCCaatgaggcagagagagtgaacCATCAGAAGCTAGTGGAGTACGAGAACCACATCTATGGTGATATCCTCCAGTGGGACTTCTTAGACAGCTTCTTCAACCTTACGCTCAAAGAGACTCACTTCCTTAAGTGGTTCCACACTTACTGCCCCAATGTACAGTACATCTTCAAGGGGGACGATGATGTGTTTGTCAGCGTCCAGAACATTTTTGAGTTTCTAGAAAGCAGCAAGCAGGCAACAGACCTGTTTGTGGGGGATGTGATATTCAAGGCCAAGCCAATTcgtaaaaaggaaaacaaatactACATCCCCCAGACGCTGTATAATAAGACATACTACCCTCCATATGCAGGTGGAGGGGGTTTTCTGATGGATGGGAAACTGGCGAAGAAGCTTCATGTGGTGGCAGACACCCTGGAGCTCTACCCCATCGATGATGTCTTCTTGGGCATGTGCCTAGAGGTGCTTCAGATCACTCCTATAAAACACAACGCCTTTAAGACGTTTGGCTTggtgaaaaataagaaaagtaaGTTGAACAGAGAACCCTGTTTCTTTAAAAGCATGATTGTGGTGCACAAGCTGCTCCCGGCGGACCTCATGCACATGTGGAATCTGGTCAACAGTAACCTGGTCTGCTCGCAGAAAGTGGAGATCCTATAG
- the ncl gene encoding nucleolin isoform X2 translates to MVKLAKAANKQTVQKKKAPPPPKEVEEESSEEDSSDEEEETPPPKVVKKGTPAKAAPAVKNGAAAKKAESEDDDDDDSEESEEEAPPPKKTPVKATPAKAKAAPAKAEESDDDDDDDDDDDDESEEEAPPPKKAAKAAAKPAAKPAVKAQAAKESSDDDEESEEEAPPPKKATPAKQAVKAKAAKDESDDDDDDDDEEDDSEEEMDTTPAPAAAKAKKAGMVKAKEESEEEDDDDDDEDDDEDDDDDDEEAPVTATKRKAESKKETPPTKKAKVDGEGFCLFVGNLNSTKDFEEIKSSLRKFFTKNSLEVADVRLGGSKKFGYVDFASEEDMQKALELNGKKVMGQELKLDKARSKDSSQEGKKERDARTLFVKNLPFSATADDLKELFEDAVDVRLPQGQNGSNRGIAYIEFKTEAEAEKMLEEAQGADVQGRSILVDYVGEKSQKGAKVAASGPASKTLVVNNLAFSATEEVLQSTFEKAVSIRIPQRDGRPKGFAFVEFESTEDAKDALDNLNNTDIEGRSIRLEYSQSSGRGDGGRGNSGPTKTLFVKGLSEDTTDQTLKDAFEGAAAARIVTDRDTGSSKGFGFVDFDNEEDCKAAKEAMDDGEIDGYKVTLDYAKPKGEGGFRGGRGGGGFGGFGGRGGGRGGRGGFGGFGGRGGGGRGGGRGGPRGGGRGRGGFGGGRGGGGFGVKPQGKKIKFDD, encoded by the exons ATGGTTAAATTAGCAAAG GcagcaaacaagcaaacagttcagaagaaaaaagcccctccacccccaaaagaagtggaggaggaatCCAGTGAagaggacagcagtgatgaggaagaagag ACTCCTCCACCAAAGGTAGTGAAGAAAGGCACACCAGCCAAAGCTGCCCCGGCTGTTAAAAATGGTGCTGCTGCcaaaaaagcagaaagtgaggatgatgacgatgatgattcAG AGGAGTCTGAAGAGGAGGCACCCCCACCAAAAAAGACCCCTGTAAAAGCAACACCGGCTAAAGCCAAGGCAGCCCCTGCAAAAGCCGAGgagtcagatgatgatgatgacgacgatgatgatgatgatg ATGAATCTGAAGAAGAGGCTCCACCACCCAAGAAAGCTGCCAAGGCCGCTGCTAAACCAGCTGCCAAGCCTGCAGTGAAAGCTCAAGCTGCAAAGGAGTCCTCTGATGACGATGAGGAATCAGAAGAAGAGGCCCCGCCTCCAAAGAAGGCCACTCCAGCTAAACAAGCTGTGAAAGCCAAGGCTGCCAAAGACGAGTctgacgacgatgatgatgatgacgatgaagaaGATG ACTCTGAAGAGGAGATGGACACCACtcctgctccagcagctgccAAAGCGAAGAAGGCAGGCATGGTGAAGGCCAAGGAagagtctgaggaggaggatgacgatgatgatgatgaagatgatgacgaagatgatgacgatgatgatgaagagg CCCCAGTGACTGCTAcgaagaggaaggcagagagcaAGAAGGAGACACCTCCCACCAAGAAGGCAAAGGTCGATGGCGAAG ggTTCTGTTTATTCGTTGGTAACTTGAACTCCACTAAAGACTTTGAAGAAATCAAATCGTCCCTGAGGAAATTCTTCACCAAGAACAGCCTTGAAGTTGCTGATGTCCGGTTAGGTGGATCCAA GAAATTTGGCTATGTTGACTTTGCATCTGAGGAGGACATGCAGAAGGCACTGGAGCTCAACGGCAAGAAGGTCATGGGTCAGGAGCTGAAGTTGGACAAGGCCCGAAGCAAAGACAGCTCACAGGAGGGCAAGAAAG AGAGGGATGCACGGACACTGTTTGTGAAAAACCTTCCCTTCTCTGCAACGGCTGATGACCTGAAGGAACTCTTTGAAGATGCAGTTGATGTCAGGTTACCTCAAGGCCAGAATGGTTCAAACAGAGG CATCGCCTACATAGAGTTCAAAACTGAGGCTGAAGCAGAGAAGATGCTGGAGGAGGCGCAGGGTGCTGACGTACAGGGCAGGTCCATCTTGGTCGACTATGTTGGAGAAAAGAGCCAGAAGGGGGCCAAGGTGGCAG CATCAGGACCAGCCAGCAAAACACTTGTTGTGAATAATCTGGCCTTCAGTGCCACAGAGGAAGTCCTACAATCCACATTTGAGAAGGCTGTCTCTATCAGGATTCCACAGAGAGATGGCAGACCTAAAGG TTTTGCTTTTGTAGAGTTTGAGAGCACAGAGGATGCAAAGGATGCCTTGGACAACCTCAACAACACAGACATTGAAGGCCGGTCAATCCGACTGGAGTACAGCCAGAGCAGCGGCAGGGGAGACGGGGGCAGAGGAAACTCAG gtccaACAAAAACCCTCTTCGTCAAGGGTCTCTCTGAGGACACGACAGATCAGACCCTTAAGGATGCGTTTGAGGGCGCCGCAGCAGCTAGGATagtcacagacagagacacgggGTCATCAAAAGG CTTTGGCTTTGTTGACTTCGACAATGAGGAAGACTGCAAGGCAGCCAAGGAGGCCATGGATGACGGCGAGATCGATGGCTACAAGGTGACCCTGGACTACGCCAAGCCCAAGGGTGAAGGCGGCTTCCGTGGAGGTCGTGGCGGTGGTGGATTCGGAGGCTTTGGTGGTCGCGGCGGCGGCAGAGGAGGTCGTGGTGGTTTCGGAGGCTTCGGCGGTCGCGGCGGTggcggcagaggaggaggaaggggaggccCTCGCGGAGGTGGACGAGGTCGTGGTGGCTTTGGAG GTGGAAGAGGTGGTGGTGGATTTGGAGTCAAACCCCAGGGGAAGAAAATCAAGTTTGATGACTAA